One Mycolicibacterium parafortuitum DNA segment encodes these proteins:
- a CDS encoding ferredoxin has product MRVTLDDDICRGHGVCAAICPAAFAITDGGYAEVTIADVPADLATSVRDAADNCPEHAIHITDAPEENHVH; this is encoded by the coding sequence ATGAGAGTCACCCTCGACGACGACATCTGCCGCGGCCACGGCGTGTGCGCCGCCATCTGCCCGGCGGCGTTCGCCATCACCGACGGCGGCTACGCCGAGGTGACGATCGCCGACGTACCGGCCGATCTGGCGACATCGGTCCGGGATGCGGCCGACAACTGCCCCGAACATGCCATCCACATCACCGACGCTCCGGAGGAGAACCATGTCCACTGA
- a CDS encoding TetR/AcrR family transcriptional regulator, with amino-acid sequence MSRTSPEPEGPTRQRLIEVAVELFQRHSVAGTSLQMISDELGLTKSAIYHHFRTRDELLSAVMEPLIGEVSALVEAAESRRGARARADHLLVGYATLAASHREIVALLTGDPGVVALLRTRQEWAAVVQRQMHIFADVEPGLGGQVKAALVMSGIASAAGVDYDDYAGEIDEATLRDQLIAAGRRTLGLRAPHGAG; translated from the coding sequence GTGAGCAGGACCTCACCGGAGCCGGAGGGACCCACCCGGCAACGTCTGATCGAGGTGGCCGTCGAGTTGTTCCAGCGCCACAGCGTCGCCGGAACGTCGCTGCAGATGATCTCCGACGAGCTCGGCCTGACGAAATCCGCCATCTACCACCACTTCCGGACTCGCGACGAACTGTTGAGCGCGGTGATGGAACCGCTCATCGGCGAGGTGTCGGCACTGGTCGAGGCCGCGGAGTCCCGCCGCGGCGCCCGCGCCCGCGCCGATCATCTGCTCGTCGGGTACGCGACGTTGGCCGCGTCCCACCGGGAGATCGTCGCGCTGCTCACCGGCGATCCCGGTGTCGTCGCGCTGCTGCGCACCCGCCAGGAGTGGGCCGCGGTGGTGCAGCGCCAGATGCACATCTTCGCCGACGTCGAACCCGGCCTGGGCGGTCAGGTGAAGGCGGCGCTCGTCATGTCCGGCATCGCATCGGCCGCCGGCGTCGACTACGACGACTACGCGGGCGAGATCGACGAGGCGACGCTGCGTGACCAGCTGATCGCCGCAGGCAGGCGCACGCTCGGACTGCGCGCCCCGCACGGTGCCGGCTGA
- a CDS encoding TetR/AcrR family transcriptional regulator has protein sequence MARLGHVESPAAFERPLRKDAERNRQRILAAARDLFATRGLEPHLNDIAHHAGVGVGTIYRRFASKEELLEALFDDAMHQLADYAEEALRFPDSWEGFAWFMERMCELTATDRGMREIAFSKAYGGERVCAARDRLKPLLGQLVERAQADGHVRGDLSPTDMPLFGLLSGTVSEFTRNVDPTLWRRYVALLLDGIRRRDDQDRLPVEALDSDGLERAMDTWEPAGPGDGRARSAP, from the coding sequence ATGGCTAGACTTGGCCACGTGGAATCCCCGGCCGCGTTCGAGCGCCCGTTGCGCAAGGACGCCGAGCGCAACCGGCAACGGATCCTGGCCGCGGCCCGCGATCTGTTCGCGACCCGCGGACTCGAACCCCATCTCAACGACATCGCCCACCACGCCGGCGTCGGCGTCGGCACCATCTACCGTAGGTTCGCCAGCAAGGAGGAACTCCTCGAGGCGCTGTTCGACGACGCCATGCACCAACTCGCCGACTACGCCGAGGAGGCGCTGCGCTTTCCCGATTCCTGGGAAGGGTTCGCGTGGTTCATGGAGCGGATGTGCGAGCTGACGGCGACCGACCGCGGGATGCGTGAGATCGCGTTCAGCAAGGCCTACGGCGGCGAACGGGTGTGCGCGGCGCGCGACCGGCTGAAACCTCTGCTCGGGCAACTGGTCGAACGCGCACAGGCCGACGGTCACGTACGCGGTGATCTGTCACCCACCGATATGCCGCTGTTCGGGCTGCTGTCCGGAACCGTCAGCGAGTTCACCAGGAATGTGGACCCCACGCTGTGGCGCCGTTACGTCGCACTGCTGCTCGACGGCATCCGCCGCCGCGACGACCAGGACCGGTTGCCGGTGGAAGCCCTCGACAGCGACGGGCTGGAACGCGCGATGGACACCTGGGAGCCCGCCGGGCCCGGTGACGGCAGGGCCCGATCCGCTCCTTGA
- a CDS encoding cytochrome P450 has protein sequence MIADPYPVLRRMREISPVLREPGHDVLVVTGYDEVLAVVGDPETFSSCTSTTGFMAGFPVPLQGRDDAEVRALIEEHRDSLPFSDQLPSFDPPKHTAHRSLLSRLITPKRLKENEEFMWRLADRVLDPYLAGGGGEFIRAVATPFALLVIADLLGVPEDDHAELAAELTGDVALGSADGRTAMAHSPLEYLYARFAEYIGQRRESPCGDVMTEMALATFPDGSTPEVIDVVRVAANLFSAGQETTVRLLSSGLKLLAVNPELQDRMRRTPGDIPNFVEEALRFESPIKGDFRLARATTTVGGVDVPAGATLMVHFGAANRDPRIFDDPDIFDPDRPNARRHIAFGRGVHSCIGAPLARAEGRVLIQRLLERTAEIAIDDAAHGPSHERRFAYVPTYILRGLTELHVTVR, from the coding sequence ATGATCGCGGATCCGTACCCGGTGCTGCGCCGGATGCGGGAGATCAGCCCCGTGCTGCGCGAGCCCGGCCACGACGTCCTGGTGGTCACCGGCTACGACGAGGTGCTGGCCGTCGTCGGGGATCCGGAGACGTTCTCGTCGTGCACCTCGACGACGGGATTCATGGCCGGCTTCCCGGTCCCGCTGCAGGGCCGGGACGACGCCGAGGTCCGCGCGCTGATCGAGGAGCACCGTGACTCGCTGCCGTTCAGTGACCAGCTGCCGTCGTTCGACCCGCCCAAGCACACCGCCCACCGGTCGCTGCTGTCGCGTCTGATCACGCCGAAGCGGCTGAAGGAGAACGAGGAGTTCATGTGGCGCCTGGCCGACCGGGTCCTCGACCCGTATCTGGCCGGTGGCGGTGGGGAATTCATCAGGGCCGTGGCCACGCCGTTCGCACTGCTGGTGATCGCCGATCTACTCGGTGTGCCCGAGGACGACCATGCCGAACTCGCCGCGGAACTGACAGGTGACGTCGCACTGGGCAGCGCCGACGGCCGGACCGCCATGGCGCACTCCCCGCTGGAGTATCTCTATGCGCGGTTCGCCGAGTACATCGGGCAGCGCCGTGAGTCGCCGTGCGGCGATGTGATGACCGAGATGGCGCTCGCCACGTTCCCGGACGGTTCCACGCCCGAGGTCATCGATGTGGTCCGGGTCGCGGCGAACCTCTTCTCCGCGGGTCAGGAGACGACCGTGCGGCTGCTGTCGTCGGGACTGAAGCTGCTGGCCGTGAACCCCGAACTGCAGGACCGGATGCGCCGCACTCCGGGCGACATTCCGAACTTCGTCGAAGAGGCGCTGCGGTTCGAGAGCCCGATCAAAGGCGACTTCCGGCTCGCACGAGCCACCACCACGGTCGGCGGAGTCGACGTTCCGGCCGGGGCGACCCTGATGGTGCACTTCGGTGCCGCAAATCGTGATCCCCGGATCTTCGATGACCCCGACATCTTCGATCCCGACAGGCCGAATGCTCGCCGCCACATCGCATTCGGGCGTGGTGTGCACAGCTGCATCGGTGCGCCGCTGGCCCGTGCCGAGGGCCGGGTCCTGATCCAACGGCTGCTCGAGCGCACCGCCGAGATCGCGATCGACGACGCGGCGCACGGACCCAGCCACGAGCGCCGCTTCGCCTACGTGCCCACCTACATCCTGCGCGGGCTCACCGAACTGCACGTGACGGTGCGCTGA
- a CDS encoding MmpS family transport accessory protein, giving the protein MTKVLRRFWLPVVIVCAIAAGAFTVSNLRLVFGSNPVVVTPVGAGIAEDTDPKVVVYEVFGTGGSAVVNYLDLDGKPQRAVDTALPWSITLTTTAAAANVNMLAQGDGDSITCRITVDGEVKDERTATGMNAETYCLVKSA; this is encoded by the coding sequence ATGACCAAGGTGTTGCGGCGCTTCTGGCTGCCCGTCGTGATTGTCTGCGCGATCGCCGCGGGGGCCTTCACGGTCAGCAACCTGCGCCTGGTGTTCGGCTCCAACCCCGTGGTCGTCACCCCGGTCGGGGCGGGTATCGCCGAGGACACCGACCCGAAGGTGGTGGTCTACGAGGTCTTCGGTACCGGCGGCTCCGCCGTCGTCAACTACCTGGACCTCGACGGCAAACCGCAGCGCGCCGTCGACACCGCACTGCCCTGGTCGATCACGCTGACCACCACGGCGGCCGCCGCCAACGTCAACATGCTCGCGCAGGGCGACGGAGACAGCATCACCTGCCGGATCACGGTCGACGGCGAGGTCAAGGACGAAAGGACCGCAACCGGTATGAATGCCGAGACCTACTGCCTGGTGAAGTCCGCATGA
- a CDS encoding SDR family NAD(P)-dependent oxidoreductase — MSTDFDRKDRRAFDLTGKVVVVVGAGQSPGPGMGNGRAISLLAARHGAEVVAVDLNPAAVKETVEMILADGGKAYAVEADVADKDDCRRIFDTAMENSGRIDGMVYSVATNPPFDFEANSMTVENFNRGINVNMLGCYHCNLFAAQCMERNDGDTTGSIVNISSIASVKNELGLNIGIMPYALGKCGVNQITELTAVQYAEAGIRANTLMLGPINSVLANRDSQSLFGMDAEEAAEKHKDVVKLKMGRGTVWESAYAALYLLSDESRFMTGQQIRLDGGATLVR; from the coding sequence ATGTCCACTGACTTCGATCGCAAGGACCGCAGGGCATTCGACCTGACCGGCAAGGTCGTCGTGGTGGTCGGCGCAGGGCAGAGTCCCGGGCCGGGTATGGGTAACGGCCGCGCCATCTCCCTGCTCGCGGCACGACACGGCGCCGAAGTGGTTGCGGTGGACCTGAATCCGGCGGCGGTGAAGGAGACCGTCGAGATGATCCTCGCCGACGGCGGCAAGGCCTACGCCGTCGAGGCCGACGTCGCCGACAAGGACGACTGCCGACGCATCTTCGACACCGCGATGGAGAACAGCGGCCGGATCGACGGCATGGTCTACAGCGTCGCGACGAATCCGCCGTTCGACTTCGAGGCCAATTCGATGACCGTGGAGAACTTCAACCGCGGTATCAACGTCAACATGCTGGGGTGCTACCACTGCAATCTCTTTGCCGCCCAATGCATGGAACGCAACGACGGCGACACCACCGGCAGCATCGTCAACATCTCGTCGATCGCCAGCGTCAAGAACGAACTGGGTCTCAACATCGGCATCATGCCGTACGCGTTGGGCAAGTGTGGTGTCAACCAGATCACCGAACTGACCGCGGTGCAGTATGCCGAAGCCGGAATCCGGGCCAACACGCTGATGCTCGGGCCCATCAACTCCGTGCTGGCGAACCGGGATTCGCAGTCGCTGTTCGGCATGGACGCCGAGGAGGCGGCGGAGAAGCACAAGGACGTGGTCAAGCTCAAGATGGGCCGCGGCACCGTGTGGGAATCCGCCTATGCCGCGCTGTATCTGCTCTCCGACGAGTCCCGGTTCATGACCGGACAGCAGATCCGTCTCGACGGCGGCGCCACGCTGGTGCGCTGA